In Nomascus leucogenys isolate Asia chromosome 6, Asia_NLE_v1, whole genome shotgun sequence, one DNA window encodes the following:
- the TNFAIP8L3 gene encoding tumor necrosis factor alpha-induced protein 8-like protein 3 → MDSDSGEQSEGEPVTAAGPDVFSSKSLALQAQKKILSKIASKTVANMLIDDTSSEIFDELYKVTKEHTHNKKEAHKIMKDLIKVAIKIGILYRNNQFSQEELVIVEKFRKKLNQTAMTIVSFYEVEYTFDRNVLSNLLHECKDLVHELVQRHLTPRTHGRINHVFNHFADVEFLSTLYSLDGDCRPNLKRICEGINKLLDEKVL, encoded by the coding sequence GTCCTGATGTTTTTAGTTCAAAGAGTCTTGCACTTCAAGCCCAGAAGAAGATTCTGAGCAAAATAGCCAGCAAAACTGTGGCCAACATGTTGATTGATGACACCAGCAGCGAGATCTTTGATGAGCTCTACAAAGTCACCAAAGAGCACACACACAACAAGAAGGAAGCCCACAAGATCATGAAAGACTTAATCAAGGTGGCGATCAAAATTGGGATCCTCTACCGGAACAACCAGTTTAGCCAGGAGGAGCTTGTTATTGTGGAGAAGTTCCGGAAGAAGCTGAACCAGACGGCCATGACCATCGTCAGCTTCTATGAGGTGGAATACACCTTCGATAGGAACGTGCTCTCCAATCTCCTGCATGAGTGCAAGGACCTGGTGCATGAACTGGTGCAGCGGCACCTGACGCCCAGGACCCACGGGCGCATCAACCACGTCTTTAACCACTTTGCCGATGTGGAGTTCCTCTCCACCCTCTATAGTCTGGATGGAGACTGTAGGCCCAACCTCAAGAGGATTTGTGAAGGAATCAATAAGTTGCTAGATGAGAAAGTCCTTTAA